From the genome of Hathewaya histolytica, one region includes:
- a CDS encoding Crp/Fnr family transcriptional regulator — translation MLKILSKSILFKGFNEDVIDNMISKINYKISHFSKGEIIALEGDDIRGIGIILDGTIEVQKGYPSGKVISVNRIGIGGIFGEVIIFSNLKHYPSNIISFTSSKVMFIPKEDILKLCSLSEGFLTRFMTLLSNKILMLNKKLKEVSYGTIREKLADFILDQYKSQENFKITLKQKRNEMAEHFGVTRPSLSRELIKMKEEGLIDFEKNVIIIKDLEKIEEVLY, via the coding sequence GTGCTTAAGATACTATCAAAGAGTATTTTGTTTAAAGGATTTAATGAAGATGTTATAGATAATATGATAAGTAAAATAAATTATAAAATAAGTCACTTTTCAAAGGGAGAGATTATAGCTTTAGAAGGTGATGATATTCGAGGTATAGGAATTATATTAGACGGAACTATAGAAGTTCAAAAAGGTTATCCATCAGGAAAAGTTATATCTGTAAATAGGATAGGTATAGGTGGTATTTTTGGTGAAGTTATTATTTTTTCTAATTTAAAACATTATCCATCTAATATTATATCATTTACAAGTTCTAAAGTTATGTTTATTCCGAAAGAAGATATCTTAAAGCTTTGTAGTTTAAGTGAAGGATTTTTAACTAGATTTATGACTTTACTTTCGAATAAAATCTTAATGTTAAATAAAAAATTAAAAGAGGTGTCTTATGGAACTATAAGAGAAAAGTTAGCAGATTTTATTTTAGATCAGTATAAGAGTCAAGAAAATTTTAAAATTACTTTAAAGCAAAAAAGAAATGAAATGGCTGAACACTTTGGTGTTACAAGACCTTCTCTATCAAGAGAACTTATAAAAATGAAAGAAGAAGGCCTAATTGATTTTGAAAAGAATGTTATAATCATAAAAGATTTAGAGAAAATAGAAGAAGTTCTATATTAG